Part of the Aquimarina sp. MAR_2010_214 genome is shown below.
AGAATTATCGTCTCCGGCAATTATTATAATCGGAGAAGTAGTTAACCAAAAAGTTCGACTAGCTTCAATTTATAATGAAATTCAGGAAGAAATTGTATCTTGATAGTTCAGGATTAACTAAATCATGAAAGAAAGAAACAATCTATATCCGGTTTTTTTAAAGGCTGCAAACCTTGAAATCTTAATTGTAGGAGGAGGAAATGTAGCCGAAGAAAAACTTACGTTCTTATTAAAATCTAGTCCAGATGCCAAAGTAACCATAGTATCACCAATGTATAGAGAGGGTACAATGAAATTGGTAAATAAATTTGGAATAGAAATGATACATAAAAAATATCACAAACGTTTTCTCAAAGGAAAACACATTGTGATTGCTACTACAGATGTTCCCAAAGTTAATATGCAAGTATATAAAGATTGCAGGAAACGAAGTATATTGGTTAATGTAGCAGACAATCCACCATATTGCGATTTTTATATGGGAGCAATTGTAACCAAAGGCAATGTGAAAGTGGCTATTTCGACTAATGGGAAATCGCCAACGACAGCCAAACGATTACGTCAGTTTTTTGAGGAAGTGATACCTGAGGATATTGATGATTTAGTCAAAAATTTAAACGAATACAGAAAAACAATAAAAGGTAATTTTGAAGAAAAAGTGGAAACACTAAACGAATTTACTAAAGGATTAATAGGAAAAAAAGAAGTTGAAAAATGATTAAGACTGATATTTTAATAATCGGAGCAGGACCAACAGGATTATTTACTGTTTTTGAAGCAGGATTACTGAAGTTAAAAACACATCTTA
Proteins encoded:
- a CDS encoding bifunctional precorrin-2 dehydrogenase/sirohydrochlorin ferrochelatase, which translates into the protein MKERNNLYPVFLKAANLEILIVGGGNVAEEKLTFLLKSSPDAKVTIVSPMYREGTMKLVNKFGIEMIHKKYHKRFLKGKHIVIATTDVPKVNMQVYKDCRKRSILVNVADNPPYCDFYMGAIVTKGNVKVAISTNGKSPTTAKRLRQFFEEVIPEDIDDLVKNLNEYRKTIKGNFEEKVETLNEFTKGLIGKKEVEK